Proteins from a genomic interval of Amycolatopsis sp. cg13:
- a CDS encoding MarR family winged helix-turn-helix transcriptional regulator translates to MSTAVGGSAKSGSRTGRRVSLEAPADLAAAPGYGARRLYQAYLAAWNRHVDSVLTGPQFAVLSAVRAYPGFDQTALAKAVALDTSTMADVCRRLENRGLIARGPAPHDARAKVLTLTEDGAAAFREVTRRTRKLDQALLADCPEDRRAEIAGMLNELGALWEAVAERSEI, encoded by the coding sequence ATGTCGACAGCAGTGGGCGGGTCAGCGAAAAGCGGCTCCCGGACGGGGCGTCGGGTCAGCCTGGAGGCGCCGGCGGATCTTGCCGCGGCGCCGGGATATGGGGCTCGGCGGCTGTATCAGGCGTATTTGGCGGCTTGGAATCGGCATGTCGATTCGGTGCTGACCGGGCCGCAGTTCGCGGTGCTGTCGGCGGTGCGGGCTTATCCGGGGTTTGATCAGACCGCGTTGGCCAAGGCCGTGGCGCTGGATACCTCGACGATGGCTGACGTGTGTCGGCGATTGGAGAACCGGGGCCTGATCGCGCGGGGTCCCGCGCCGCATGATGCTCGGGCGAAGGTGCTGACGCTGACGGAGGACGGGGCGGCCGCGTTCCGCGAGGTGACTCGGCGGACGCGGAAGCTGGATCAGGCGCTGCTGGCGGACTGCCCGGAGGACCGGCGGGCGGAGATCGCGGGGATGCTGAACGAGTTAGGTGCGTTGTGGGAGGCGGTTGCCGAGCGGTCGGAGATTTGA
- a CDS encoding DUF3703 domain-containing protein gives MADTEYQGEMDRGRAALAARDYRAAYRHFGRAHNLGHDVLADHLAAHRGLLATAWKQRRFDRAVAQLFLMGGAALFDRKPAGAA, from the coding sequence ATGGCGGACACTGAGTACCAAGGTGAGATGGACCGGGGCCGGGCTGCGCTGGCGGCGCGGGATTACCGGGCGGCCTACCGGCATTTCGGGCGTGCGCACAACCTCGGCCACGACGTGCTGGCCGACCACCTCGCGGCGCACCGGGGACTGTTGGCCACCGCGTGGAAGCAGCGACGGTTCGATCGGGCGGTCGCGCAGCTCTTCCTGATGGGCGGGGCTGCCCTGTTCGACCGGAAACCGGCCGGTGCCGCCTGA
- a CDS encoding methyltransferase domain-containing protein — protein sequence MSTETLIRLLDAADALPGAASLRARTYDLLRLDPGQAVADVGCGAGRAVAELAGRGAKAVGVDPDPGMLLAARQRWPRLDFEAGTAEALPLADGSVAGYRADKVFHDVRDLTAAFAEARRVLAPGGRIVLAGQDWDTVVIDSDDPALTRTIVHARADLVTNPSVARSYRTLLLDNGFTDVSVEAPTAVFTDATMLPMATGLAEAARAAGAIDRELADAWIAEQADRATDGRFFVAVPLFVAAAARP from the coding sequence ATGTCCACCGAGACCCTCATCCGCCTGCTCGACGCCGCCGACGCGCTGCCCGGCGCGGCCAGCCTGCGCGCACGTACCTACGACCTGCTTCGCCTCGACCCCGGACAGGCGGTGGCGGACGTCGGCTGCGGCGCCGGCCGGGCCGTCGCCGAACTCGCCGGACGCGGGGCGAAGGCGGTCGGCGTCGACCCCGACCCGGGGATGCTTCTCGCCGCCCGCCAACGCTGGCCGCGGCTGGACTTCGAGGCGGGAACCGCGGAAGCGCTGCCGCTCGCGGACGGTTCCGTGGCCGGGTACCGCGCGGACAAGGTGTTCCACGACGTTCGCGATCTGACGGCAGCCTTCGCCGAGGCTCGCCGCGTGCTGGCACCGGGCGGACGGATCGTGCTGGCGGGCCAGGACTGGGACACCGTCGTGATCGACTCCGACGACCCCGCGCTGACCCGCACGATCGTCCACGCCCGCGCGGACCTGGTGACCAACCCCTCGGTCGCCCGCTCCTACCGGACTCTGCTGCTGGACAACGGGTTCACCGACGTTTCGGTCGAGGCGCCGACGGCGGTCTTCACCGACGCCACGATGCTGCCGATGGCGACCGGCCTCGCCGAAGCGGCTCGCGCGGCCGGAGCGATCGACCGAGAACTCGCTGACGCGTGGATCGCGGAACAGGCCGACCGCGCCACGGACGGTCGGTTCTTCGTGGCGGTTCCGTTATTCGTCGCGGCGGCTGCTCGGCCTTGA
- a CDS encoding MerR family transcriptional regulator: protein MPAMLRLNDDMKSSELTIGAAAERFGLATHVLRHWESVGLLTPARVTGSRRRYGEDDLRRIAIILRAKEAGFSLEDIGALLTAREPGQRTHLLRRRRTELAARIAEAQASLDLVDCALGCDHDDLASCPHFQAVVESRGSA, encoded by the coding sequence ATGCCCGCCATGCTGCGACTTAATGACGACATGAAGTCAAGCGAGCTGACCATCGGCGCGGCGGCCGAGCGTTTCGGCCTGGCGACGCACGTCCTGCGGCACTGGGAATCGGTCGGCCTGCTGACCCCGGCGCGCGTCACCGGCTCCCGCCGCCGCTACGGCGAGGACGACCTCCGCCGGATCGCAATCATCCTGCGGGCCAAAGAAGCCGGTTTCAGCTTGGAAGACATCGGCGCGCTGCTCACCGCGCGCGAACCCGGGCAGCGCACACACCTCTTGCGCCGACGCCGGACCGAGCTGGCCGCGCGGATCGCCGAAGCCCAAGCGTCGCTCGACCTGGTCGACTGCGCCCTCGGCTGCGACCACGACGATCTCGCATCGTGCCCGCATTTCCAGGCAGTCGTCGAAAGCCGGGGTTCAGCCTGA
- a CDS encoding SDR family NAD(P)-dependent oxidoreductase, with the protein MRVALITGGGSGIGAAAARRFAAQGIRVVLVDRDEERGAAVAAELDGRFVAADVGSLADNERAVRTAVEEFGRLDVVLLNAGVPGRCGLADFTELSYRDTMRTNVDGVVYGLHACLPQLRGQGGGSVVVTASLAGLTGSPDLFYATGKYALVGLVRSAAPHLAADGIRINALCPGLVDTPIIAGFRPVLEKAGLGIADPAEAATAVETILADGGTGGAWVVQAGRPAGLVPVPEIALAG; encoded by the coding sequence ATGCGCGTAGCCTTGATCACCGGAGGCGGCAGCGGAATCGGCGCCGCCGCGGCTCGCCGGTTCGCCGCCCAGGGGATCCGGGTCGTGCTCGTCGATCGAGACGAGGAACGGGGTGCTGCGGTCGCCGCTGAACTGGACGGCCGGTTCGTTGCCGCCGATGTCGGATCGCTGGCGGACAACGAGCGAGCGGTGCGCACCGCGGTGGAGGAGTTCGGGCGGTTGGATGTCGTGCTGCTCAACGCCGGAGTGCCCGGCCGGTGCGGCCTGGCTGATTTCACCGAACTGTCCTACCGGGACACTATGCGGACCAATGTGGACGGTGTCGTGTACGGCCTGCACGCTTGCCTGCCGCAGTTGCGCGGCCAAGGCGGGGGATCGGTCGTCGTGACGGCGAGTTTGGCCGGGCTCACCGGCTCGCCGGACCTGTTCTACGCGACCGGCAAGTACGCCTTGGTCGGCCTGGTCCGGTCGGCCGCGCCGCACCTGGCCGCGGACGGCATCCGGATCAACGCCCTCTGCCCCGGCCTGGTGGACACGCCGATCATCGCGGGATTCCGCCCGGTGCTGGAGAAAGCCGGGCTCGGGATCGCCGACCCCGCCGAAGCCGCGACGGCGGTCGAGACGATCCTGGCCGACGGCGGCACCGGGGGCGCGTGGGTGGTGCAGGCCGGCCGCCCGGCGGGCCTGGTGCCGGTCCCGGAAATAGCGCTCGCGGGCTGA
- a CDS encoding VC0807 family protein: MTGKPDVRGSLRRLPLLELLAPLVLFYGLRWLGVDQFVALLAGSVIPAVGAVRGLIAERRISGVRLFVLGTMAVTVAGSFVTGSPRALLLRGAVLTVALGFFLLATLFFRRPFLYEAARVVFDEEKQRVWERNWDDFPPFRQLLWRISLIWGIACLADAAIRVAVALLLPVDIVPVLDDGLLVVTLLTLVVVQRLYGRSFLRRNGLRLDGVRILPLAEA; this comes from the coding sequence ATGACCGGCAAACCCGACGTGCGCGGCAGTCTGAGGCGGCTTCCGCTCCTGGAGCTCCTGGCACCGCTCGTCCTCTTCTACGGCCTGCGCTGGCTGGGGGTGGACCAGTTCGTGGCGCTGCTGGCGGGGAGCGTCATCCCGGCTGTCGGCGCTGTTCGCGGTCTCATCGCCGAGCGGCGGATCTCCGGAGTGCGGCTGTTCGTCCTCGGGACCATGGCGGTGACAGTCGCCGGTTCGTTCGTCACGGGGAGCCCTCGCGCGCTCCTGTTGCGCGGTGCCGTGCTGACCGTCGCACTTGGCTTTTTCTTGCTCGCGACCCTGTTCTTCCGCCGCCCATTCTTGTACGAAGCCGCCCGTGTCGTGTTCGACGAAGAAAAACAGCGCGTGTGGGAACGGAACTGGGACGACTTTCCGCCGTTCCGGCAGTTGCTGTGGCGGATCAGCCTGATCTGGGGCATCGCCTGCCTGGCCGACGCCGCGATCCGAGTGGCCGTCGCGCTGCTGTTGCCGGTCGACATCGTGCCGGTCTTGGACGACGGACTCCTCGTGGTCACCCTGCTGACCCTCGTCGTCGTCCAACGTCTCTACGGCAGGTCTTTCTTGCGGCGCAACGGACTTCGGCTGGACGGCGTGCGCATCCTTCCCTTGGCGGAGGCGTGA
- a CDS encoding TetR/AcrR family transcriptional regulator, translating to MDRTFTNQARRAQIVQAAIDAIAELGYAKASFAQITKRAGLRSPRMISYHFADKNDLIRQIAVEVFTAGARYIYEHTEAAETDQGKLRAYLEANLRFLREHPKEVAALTEIGRHLRADEGEAYTSTRAQEVSVQSLETLLAQGQSSGEFRDFDVRSMAIMIRAAVDGAAQRLREEPEFDFDAYSREVVATFAFATRKQ from the coding sequence ATGGACCGGACATTCACCAACCAGGCGCGGCGCGCGCAGATCGTGCAAGCCGCGATCGACGCGATCGCGGAACTCGGCTACGCCAAGGCGTCCTTCGCGCAGATCACCAAGCGAGCCGGGCTGCGCAGCCCGCGGATGATCTCGTACCACTTCGCCGACAAGAACGACCTGATCCGCCAGATCGCCGTCGAAGTCTTCACCGCCGGCGCTCGGTACATCTACGAGCACACCGAGGCCGCGGAGACCGATCAGGGCAAGCTCCGCGCTTACCTGGAGGCCAACCTGCGCTTCCTGCGCGAGCATCCGAAAGAGGTCGCGGCGCTGACCGAGATCGGCAGGCACCTGCGCGCCGACGAGGGGGAGGCCTACACCTCGACCCGCGCGCAAGAGGTCAGCGTGCAAAGCCTGGAAACCCTGCTGGCGCAAGGCCAGTCCAGCGGCGAGTTCCGGGACTTCGACGTCCGTTCGATGGCGATCATGATCCGCGCCGCGGTCGACGGTGCCGCGCAGCGCCTGCGCGAGGAACCGGAATTCGATTTCGACGCCTATTCGCGCGAAGTCGTCGCCACCTTCGCTTTCGCTACCCGGAAACAGTAA
- a CDS encoding CoA transferase — protein sequence MPAFDELMTLRDRPRPAADEVTITGADPLFASPFRIGETLADALAARAVAANDLWELRTGRRQKIGVDVRAAAATALGGEDMTLIRAADGSYRPAPLSPAVEHMVALTQPWPTADGRWFLPHFNLPHLERRVLDVLDCEPTPSSVAAAVAKWKADDIEDAIAAAGACGGVVRTPDEWRSHPHGSYLASRPVVEITKIADGAPSPLPDGGTSPLSGVRVLDLTRILAGPTAALSLAEHGANVLMVTAPHLPQVAPFVRDTSHGKRSTYLDYSTVDDAARLRSLASTADVFVEGYRPGRMSAHGFGPEDVAALRPGIVYVTVNCFGSGGPFGMRAGWDQVAQAVTGACVIQGGDRPQLTPVYLCDFLTGFLGSYGAMLALARRAREGGSYHVQVSLCQSSMLLQRQGLLTDYADAPGRLSPAEFERYAVSDDDTIYGDLKSLGPVIRMSETPPHWAGTTPRLGSSRPEW from the coding sequence ATGCCCGCCTTCGACGAACTGATGACCTTGCGCGACCGCCCGCGCCCGGCAGCCGACGAGGTCACGATCACCGGCGCGGACCCGCTTTTCGCGTCGCCGTTCCGGATCGGCGAAACCCTCGCCGACGCACTCGCCGCCCGCGCGGTCGCCGCGAACGACCTGTGGGAACTGCGCACCGGACGTCGGCAGAAGATCGGCGTCGACGTCCGCGCCGCCGCGGCCACCGCTCTCGGCGGCGAAGACATGACACTCATCCGTGCCGCGGACGGTTCGTATCGTCCCGCGCCGCTTTCGCCCGCCGTCGAGCACATGGTCGCGCTCACCCAGCCCTGGCCGACCGCTGACGGACGCTGGTTTCTGCCGCATTTCAACCTGCCGCACCTGGAACGCCGGGTCCTGGACGTCCTCGACTGCGAGCCGACGCCGTCCTCCGTCGCCGCCGCGGTCGCCAAGTGGAAGGCAGATGACATCGAGGACGCCATCGCCGCCGCCGGCGCGTGCGGCGGAGTGGTCCGGACGCCGGACGAATGGCGATCGCACCCGCACGGCTCCTACCTGGCCTCGCGCCCGGTTGTCGAGATCACCAAAATCGCCGACGGCGCCCCATCTCCGCTGCCCGACGGCGGCACTTCGCCTCTTTCTGGCGTCCGAGTCCTGGACCTGACCCGGATCCTGGCCGGCCCGACTGCCGCGCTGAGCCTGGCCGAACACGGCGCGAACGTGCTGATGGTGACCGCTCCGCACCTACCGCAAGTCGCGCCGTTCGTCCGGGATACCAGTCACGGCAAGCGAAGCACGTACCTCGATTACTCCACAGTGGACGATGCAGCCCGATTGCGGTCCTTGGCCAGCACCGCGGATGTGTTCGTCGAAGGCTACCGCCCAGGCCGGATGTCCGCCCACGGGTTCGGCCCCGAGGATGTCGCGGCGCTGCGTCCGGGAATCGTCTACGTGACCGTGAACTGCTTCGGCTCCGGCGGCCCGTTCGGAATGCGCGCCGGATGGGACCAGGTCGCCCAAGCCGTGACCGGTGCGTGCGTGATCCAGGGCGGCGACCGTCCACAGTTGACTCCGGTGTACCTGTGCGATTTCCTGACCGGCTTCCTCGGGAGCTACGGCGCGATGCTGGCTTTGGCCCGGCGGGCTCGGGAAGGCGGTTCGTATCATGTGCAGGTTTCGCTGTGCCAGTCGTCGATGTTGTTGCAGCGGCAGGGGTTGCTGACGGATTACGCGGATGCGCCGGGCCGTCTTTCCCCGGCGGAATTCGAGCGGTACGCGGTTTCGGATGACGACACGATTTACGGCGATCTGAAGAGCCTCGGTCCGGTGATCCGGATGAGCGAGACCCCGCCGCACTGGGCTGGGACGACCCCTCGGCTGGGGAGTTCGCGGCCGGAGTGGTGA
- a CDS encoding MDR family oxidoreductase translates to MDQEMTAFPGWIVRDGVTLEQLDPAMLDDLDTTVRVRYSSINYKDALALHGRPGVIRRHPLIAGIDLTGEVLASRHPRWQPGDLVTLNGAGLGEDLHGGLAGLAAVNGDDLVRVPTELGPLRAAAIGTAGFTAALSLLALERHGLAPETGPILVTGAGGGVGSIAVALLAAARYEVIAATGRPSELSGQLTALGAARVLDRAELTSSGKPLGKQRWAGVLDAVGGPVLAGALAGLQHSGVATTCGLAGGTEYSGNVLPFILRGVSLLGIDSVRTPPLRREAAWQRLAQLLDPALLDSVTRVVPLSAAKDAAASLLAGAGTGRIVVDVASA, encoded by the coding sequence ATGGACCAGGAGATGACCGCCTTCCCCGGCTGGATCGTGCGCGACGGTGTGACGCTCGAGCAACTCGACCCCGCCATGCTGGACGACCTCGACACCACCGTCCGCGTGCGCTACTCCAGCATCAACTACAAAGACGCGCTCGCGCTGCACGGCCGTCCCGGCGTGATCCGGCGACACCCGCTGATCGCCGGGATCGACCTGACCGGCGAGGTGCTCGCGTCCCGGCATCCTCGTTGGCAGCCGGGAGACCTGGTCACGCTGAACGGTGCGGGTCTCGGCGAAGACCTGCACGGCGGTCTGGCTGGCCTCGCCGCGGTCAACGGCGACGACCTCGTCCGGGTTCCCACGGAACTGGGCCCGCTCCGCGCGGCGGCTATCGGCACCGCTGGATTCACCGCGGCGCTGAGCCTGCTCGCTCTGGAACGCCACGGCCTGGCCCCGGAAACCGGGCCGATCCTGGTCACCGGCGCGGGCGGCGGCGTCGGCTCGATCGCGGTAGCGCTGCTGGCGGCCGCTCGATACGAGGTCATCGCCGCCACTGGCCGTCCTTCCGAACTGTCGGGGCAGCTCACCGCGCTAGGTGCCGCGCGGGTCCTCGACCGCGCCGAACTCACGTCTTCCGGCAAGCCACTCGGCAAACAGCGCTGGGCAGGCGTGCTCGACGCGGTCGGCGGTCCGGTCCTCGCCGGTGCGCTGGCGGGGCTGCAGCATTCGGGCGTCGCGACGACCTGCGGACTCGCCGGTGGCACCGAGTATTCCGGCAACGTCCTGCCGTTCATCCTGCGCGGCGTCTCCTTGCTCGGGATCGACTCCGTCCGCACGCCGCCGCTCCGCCGCGAGGCCGCCTGGCAGCGGCTGGCTCAACTGCTCGACCCGGCGCTCCTGGACTCCGTGACGCGTGTCGTCCCGCTCTCCGCGGCGAAGGACGCCGCCGCTTCGCTCCTGGCCGGTGCTGGTACCGGCCGCATCGTGGTCGACGTCGCTTCGGCCTGA
- a CDS encoding LysR family transcriptional regulator, whose product MEVELRHLRAFVTVATCGTFTAASRELLITQPALTRTIQQLEESVGTRLLERTPHGVEPTEAGGELLGRLRVVLRDLDTALAAAGGNAGLRIGFQWALPDPWASDLLSAFETATGATATLLRRDDIVAALHSGDVDAALVRGDVDASGISGTLLFEEDRLAAVAAGSELAARAELDWAELAAHPVVVNTVSGATSPLDWPPETRPAQVIQCGSYDEWLTIIASGRAVGSTTTSAAEAHTHARVAHLPLRNAPRVPLRLLWPTRRSSDPLLRRFSELAHSVQRAS is encoded by the coding sequence ATGGAGGTCGAACTGCGGCATCTGCGCGCGTTCGTGACGGTCGCGACGTGCGGCACGTTCACGGCCGCGAGCCGCGAACTGCTGATCACCCAGCCGGCGCTCACGCGGACGATCCAGCAGCTCGAGGAATCGGTCGGAACGCGGCTGCTGGAACGCACCCCACACGGTGTCGAACCGACCGAAGCAGGCGGCGAACTGCTCGGCCGGCTACGCGTCGTGCTGCGCGATCTCGACACCGCACTCGCCGCGGCGGGCGGAAATGCCGGGCTGCGGATCGGGTTCCAGTGGGCGCTGCCGGATCCGTGGGCGAGCGATCTGCTGTCCGCTTTCGAGACCGCGACCGGCGCGACCGCCACTCTCCTGCGCCGCGACGACATCGTGGCCGCGCTGCATTCCGGCGACGTCGACGCGGCGTTGGTGCGCGGGGACGTCGACGCGTCCGGGATCAGCGGGACGTTGCTGTTCGAGGAAGACCGGCTGGCCGCCGTCGCCGCTGGTTCGGAACTGGCGGCGCGCGCGGAGCTGGATTGGGCGGAGCTGGCCGCGCATCCGGTGGTGGTGAACACGGTCAGCGGCGCGACCAGTCCGCTCGACTGGCCGCCGGAAACCCGGCCCGCGCAGGTGATCCAGTGCGGCAGCTACGACGAATGGCTCACGATCATCGCGTCCGGCCGGGCCGTTGGGTCGACCACCACCTCCGCCGCCGAGGCGCACACTCACGCGCGCGTCGCACACCTCCCGCTGCGGAACGCACCCCGCGTGCCACTGCGCTTGCTGTGGCCGACGCGCCGGTCAAGCGATCCGTTGCTGCGCCGGTTCAGCGAATTGGCGCATTCCGTTCAGCGAGCGTCGTAG
- a CDS encoding winged helix-turn-helix transcriptional regulator: protein MADNVCRTRVVLEIVGDKWALLIVRMLRDGPRRFTELKREIEGISQRMLTVTLRDLERDGILTRTVRNVMPPHVSYELTAMGRTLREATAPLLEWSVEHLAKIEKARADYDAR from the coding sequence ATGGCCGACAACGTGTGCCGGACCCGAGTGGTCCTGGAGATCGTGGGCGACAAATGGGCGTTGCTGATCGTCCGCATGCTGCGCGACGGCCCGCGCCGGTTCACTGAGCTCAAAAGGGAAATCGAAGGAATCAGCCAGCGGATGCTCACCGTCACGCTGCGGGATTTGGAACGCGACGGGATCCTCACCCGGACTGTCCGCAATGTCATGCCGCCGCACGTTTCCTACGAGCTGACCGCGATGGGCCGGACCCTGCGGGAAGCGACCGCTCCGTTGCTGGAATGGAGCGTCGAGCATCTGGCGAAGATCGAAAAGGCCCGTGCGGACTACGACGCTCGCTGA
- a CDS encoding alpha/beta fold hydrolase codes for MTTFLLVHGAWHSGRAWDRVVPLLESAGHRVLAPSLTGYGDKKHLLSPETGLDTHVQDVVDLLRTEEDVVLVGHSYAGLVISSAANELPDRVAELVYLDAMVPEDGETAVDVQPISQRLIDLAAQHGDGWRVPPLPEQPAPFGLFGVTDPADVAWLREMLSDQPVRCLQQPVRLDNPAARAIPRTHIHCVGATPEGITRRPVPAIQPNGTPSQVWELPTGHDCMITMPVEVSELLLKLA; via the coding sequence ATGACGACGTTTCTGCTGGTCCACGGCGCTTGGCACAGCGGCCGGGCGTGGGACCGGGTGGTCCCGCTGCTGGAATCGGCCGGGCACCGGGTGCTCGCGCCGTCGCTGACCGGCTACGGCGACAAGAAGCACCTGCTCAGCCCGGAAACCGGCCTCGACACCCATGTCCAGGACGTCGTCGACCTGCTCCGCACCGAGGAAGACGTGGTACTGGTCGGCCACAGCTACGCCGGGCTGGTCATCTCCTCTGCCGCCAACGAGCTGCCGGACCGGGTCGCCGAACTGGTCTACCTCGACGCGATGGTCCCCGAAGACGGCGAAACCGCGGTCGACGTCCAGCCGATCAGCCAACGCCTCATCGACCTCGCCGCACAGCACGGCGACGGCTGGCGCGTCCCGCCGCTGCCGGAGCAGCCCGCGCCGTTCGGCCTGTTCGGCGTCACCGATCCGGCCGACGTCGCCTGGCTGCGCGAAATGCTCTCCGACCAGCCGGTCCGCTGCCTGCAACAGCCAGTGCGGCTCGACAACCCGGCCGCGCGCGCGATCCCGCGGACGCACATCCACTGCGTCGGCGCGACCCCGGAAGGCATCACCCGCCGCCCGGTCCCGGCGATTCAGCCGAACGGGACGCCGTCGCAGGTGTGGGAGCTGCCGACCGGACACGACTGCATGATCACGATGCCGGTGGAGGTGAGCGAACTGCTGCTGAAGCTCGCCTAG
- a CDS encoding TetR/AcrR family transcriptional regulator: protein MVEEKTRRAGRGGRERVLAAAADLFARHGITGTTMEQVAAAAPVSKRTLYLHFPVKDDLVVAYLQDLVRSGDTLHDVLARADLPPRQRLLAMFELPKSEPVRGCLFVDAAAEYPDPSSAVHAYVREQKLLMLRLVTDLVAELGATDPGALAEQLVTLADGAASRAMVLGDPGYGRHARAAAEVLLERALVSG, encoded by the coding sequence ATGGTCGAGGAGAAGACCCGCCGGGCCGGTCGCGGCGGACGCGAACGCGTGCTGGCCGCCGCCGCGGACCTGTTCGCCCGCCACGGCATCACCGGCACGACGATGGAACAGGTCGCGGCCGCGGCTCCGGTGTCGAAACGGACGCTGTACCTGCATTTCCCGGTCAAGGACGATCTGGTCGTCGCCTATCTGCAAGACCTCGTCCGCTCCGGCGACACCCTGCACGACGTGCTCGCCCGCGCGGATCTCCCGCCGCGGCAACGGCTTCTGGCGATGTTCGAGCTGCCGAAGTCCGAGCCGGTGCGCGGCTGCCTGTTCGTGGACGCGGCGGCGGAGTACCCCGACCCGTCCAGCGCGGTGCACGCCTATGTGCGGGAGCAGAAACTGCTGATGCTCCGGCTGGTTACGGATCTGGTCGCGGAGTTGGGGGCGACCGATCCTGGTGCGCTTGCCGAGCAGTTGGTCACGCTGGCTGACGGAGCGGCTAGCCGGGCGATGGTGCTCGGCGATCCGGGTTACGGCCGCCATGCGCGAGCGGCTGCCGAGGTGTTGCTGGAGCGGGCACTCGTGAGTGGCTAG
- a CDS encoding nitroreductase, whose product MPATELADAAATLIRGRRATRSFRPDPVPDSTLREIFDLAAAAPSNSNAQPWQVEVVSGAKRDQLADALVAAHEEGRRSVDFPYSEAIYEAVHQERRAAAGGALYGALQIGFDDHQARAAYDAESLRFYGAPHVALLFAPDTAEARLAADVGMYGQTLLLAMQAHGVSSCPQGLLSFYADTVRETLGLDGGKLLFGISFGYADRAAPVNRFAVGRAPLAETTRFHD is encoded by the coding sequence ATGCCCGCCACCGAACTCGCCGACGCCGCCGCGACCCTCATCCGCGGGCGGCGCGCGACCCGGTCGTTCCGGCCCGATCCCGTTCCGGACAGCACCCTCCGCGAGATTTTCGACCTCGCCGCCGCGGCGCCGTCCAATTCCAACGCTCAGCCGTGGCAGGTGGAGGTCGTCAGCGGAGCGAAGCGGGATCAGCTCGCCGACGCGCTGGTCGCCGCGCACGAGGAAGGTCGCCGGTCGGTCGATTTCCCCTACAGCGAAGCGATTTACGAAGCCGTCCATCAGGAGCGCCGGGCAGCGGCGGGCGGCGCGTTGTACGGAGCGCTGCAGATCGGCTTCGACGACCACCAAGCGCGTGCCGCCTACGACGCCGAAAGCCTGCGCTTCTACGGCGCCCCGCACGTCGCGCTGCTGTTCGCGCCGGACACCGCCGAAGCCCGGCTCGCGGCGGACGTCGGGATGTACGGCCAGACCCTGCTGCTGGCCATGCAGGCGCACGGGGTTTCCAGCTGCCCGCAAGGATTGCTGAGCTTCTACGCGGACACGGTCCGGGAAACGCTCGGCCTCGACGGCGGGAAACTGCTGTTCGGGATCTCGTTCGGGTACGCCGATCGCGCCGCGCCGGTCAACCGGTTCGCCGTCGGGCGGGCCCCGCTGGCCGAGACGACGCGGTTCCACGACTGA